The Chryseolinea soli genome contains a region encoding:
- the nusG gene encoding transcription termination/antitermination protein NusG, with the protein MGELKWYVLRVVSGQEKKVKSYLETEIERSKLTDFIPQVLIPSEKVYEMRNGKKRVRERNFFPGYVLLSADLSNGEAHHAVNSIPGVIGFLGNNGTGASKDPVPLRQSEVNRILGKVDEIDEFEEKLETPFIKGESVKVMDGPFSGFTGTVEEIFEDKKKLNVMVKIFGRNTPVELSYMQVEKLD; encoded by the coding sequence ATGGGCGAACTGAAATGGTATGTGCTCAGGGTCGTCAGCGGCCAGGAAAAGAAGGTTAAATCCTACCTGGAGACTGAGATTGAACGCTCAAAACTCACGGATTTTATCCCGCAAGTTCTGATCCCTTCTGAAAAAGTATACGAAATGAGAAACGGTAAGAAACGGGTGAGAGAAAGAAATTTCTTCCCGGGCTACGTTCTCCTTTCCGCAGATCTCTCGAACGGGGAGGCTCACCACGCTGTCAATAGCATTCCGGGCGTGATTGGGTTTCTCGGTAACAACGGCACCGGGGCTTCCAAGGATCCTGTACCTCTTCGTCAATCAGAGGTAAATAGGATTCTCGGTAAAGTTGATGAGATTGACGAATTCGAGGAAAAACTCGAAACACCTTTTATCAAGGGCGAGTCCGTAAAAGTTATGGATGGACCTTTCAGTGGATTTACCGGCACGGTAGAGGAAATTTTTGAAGACAAAAAGAAACTCAACGTGATGGTGAAGATTTTCGGCCGGAACACACCGGTCGAGTTAAGTTATATGCAGGTTGAAAAGCTAGATTAA
- the pdhA gene encoding pyruvate dehydrogenase (acetyl-transferring) E1 component subunit alpha produces MPTTTKAKNEAAVAAKSDNQEFSKETYLYWYESMQLMRKFEEKAGQLYGMQKIKGFCHLYIGQEACAAGSVTALRKGDKWITAYRDHGHPLALGTDPKAIMAELYGKETGTTKGKGGSMHIFDKNVGFVGGHGIVGAQVPLGAGLAFAEKYNKTGNLCICSMGDGAVRQGAFHETLNLAMLWKLPVIFVIENNGYAMGTSVQRTSNVTDLYTLGEAYDMPSEPVDGMHPEDVHKAVARAADRARKGEGPTLLEFRTYRYKGHSMSDPQKYRTKDEVEQYKQRDPIEIVRKTILERKMATEKDLEAIDAKVMGQVDESVKFAEESKYPDPSEALTDVYVQTDYPFVLD; encoded by the coding sequence ATGCCTACGACAACCAAAGCGAAGAATGAGGCCGCTGTTGCGGCGAAGAGTGACAACCAGGAGTTCTCCAAGGAGACCTATCTCTACTGGTACGAAAGCATGCAGCTGATGCGCAAATTTGAAGAGAAGGCAGGTCAATTGTATGGCATGCAGAAAATCAAAGGCTTTTGCCACCTCTATATCGGCCAGGAGGCTTGCGCCGCCGGCTCTGTTACCGCCCTCCGCAAAGGCGACAAATGGATCACGGCCTATCGCGACCACGGCCACCCGCTGGCCCTGGGCACAGACCCTAAGGCCATCATGGCCGAGCTCTATGGCAAAGAAACCGGTACCACCAAAGGAAAAGGCGGTTCCATGCACATTTTTGATAAAAACGTAGGTTTTGTCGGCGGCCACGGCATCGTGGGCGCTCAGGTTCCGCTGGGAGCCGGACTGGCCTTCGCCGAAAAATATAATAAGACCGGCAATCTCTGCATTTGCTCCATGGGCGACGGTGCCGTACGTCAAGGTGCTTTCCATGAGACCCTGAACCTGGCCATGCTCTGGAAGCTGCCCGTGATCTTTGTGATCGAGAACAATGGTTATGCCATGGGAACGTCGGTGCAACGCACCTCGAACGTGACGGACCTGTATACCCTGGGTGAAGCATACGATATGCCTTCCGAACCGGTGGATGGCATGCACCCCGAAGATGTGCATAAGGCCGTAGCCCGCGCCGCCGACCGCGCCCGCAAAGGCGAAGGCCCTACCCTGCTCGAATTCAGAACCTATCGCTATAAGGGTCACTCCATGTCCGATCCTCAAAAATACCGGACCAAGGACGAGGTGGAACAATACAAACAACGCGACCCCATCGAAATCGTACGCAAAACCATCCTCGAACGCAAAATGGCAACCGAAAAGGACCTCGAAGCCATCGATGCCAAGGTGATGGGTCAGGTAGACGAAAGCGTGAAGTTCGCGGAAGAATCCAAGTATCCCGATCCTTCCGAGGCTTTGACGGACGTTTATGTACAAACGGACTATCCTTTCGTGCTGGATTAA
- the recF gene encoding DNA replication/repair protein RecF (All proteins in this family for which functions are known are DNA-binding proteins that assist the filamentation of RecA onto DNA for the initiation of recombination or recombinational repair.) codes for MHLEKLHLLNFKNYAEANLTFSPRINVLVGKNGSGKTNLLDAIFYLAFTKSAFSTTDQHCIQHEQPYFMVKGGFRTENSSNEIVSSVQQGAKKVFREGVNEYEKLSDHIGKYPVILVAPDDVDLVKEGSEARRKFFDGIISQLDKHYLEDLIQYNHALKQRNSFLKMAYEKGLTDWLTLDAYDQVLVKRGMPIFEKRLAFVKEFLPVFRKYYRFIVEENEVTDLAYVSPLQEKDFTAGLQGTRQKDLALQRTSFGIHRDDYIFTLEQGDLKRLGSQGQQKSFVIALKLAQFEILKTHKGFKPILLLDDIFDKLDDFRISRLLALMKEDLGQLFITDARPDRTQGLLDQIHVEATVFTIEKGNVKLYERQ; via the coding sequence ATGCACCTTGAAAAACTTCATTTGCTCAACTTTAAGAACTATGCAGAGGCGAATCTCACGTTTTCACCCCGGATCAATGTCCTGGTAGGCAAAAACGGCAGCGGCAAGACCAATTTGCTGGATGCCATCTTCTACCTGGCCTTCACAAAGAGCGCTTTCTCCACCACCGATCAGCACTGCATTCAACACGAGCAGCCTTATTTTATGGTAAAAGGAGGCTTTCGAACGGAAAACTCCTCCAACGAAATCGTTAGCTCCGTCCAGCAGGGTGCCAAAAAAGTGTTCCGTGAAGGCGTGAACGAATACGAAAAGCTCAGCGACCACATCGGCAAATACCCGGTCATCTTGGTAGCCCCCGACGACGTAGACCTGGTGAAAGAAGGCAGCGAGGCCCGTCGCAAATTTTTCGACGGCATCATCTCGCAGTTGGACAAGCATTATCTCGAAGACCTCATCCAATACAACCACGCCCTGAAGCAACGGAACAGCTTTCTGAAAATGGCCTACGAAAAAGGCCTTACCGACTGGCTCACCCTCGATGCCTACGACCAGGTGCTGGTGAAACGTGGCATGCCCATCTTCGAAAAACGCCTGGCGTTTGTGAAAGAATTTTTGCCCGTGTTCCGGAAATATTATCGCTTCATTGTCGAGGAAAATGAGGTGACTGATCTTGCCTATGTGTCACCCTTGCAGGAAAAAGATTTTACGGCAGGATTGCAGGGCACCCGTCAAAAAGACCTCGCCCTCCAGCGTACCAGCTTCGGCATCCACCGCGACGACTATATTTTCACTCTCGAACAAGGCGACTTGAAACGCCTGGGCTCGCAAGGACAACAGAAATCGTTTGTCATCGCCCTCAAGCTGGCCCAGTTCGAGATTCTGAAAACCCACAAAGGCTTCAAACCCATCCTGCTTTTGGACGATATTTTTGATAAATTGGACGACTTTCGCATCAGCCGCCTGCTGGCGCTCATGAAGGAAGACCTCGGCCAACTCTTCATCACCGACGCCCGCCCCGACCGCACCCAAGGCTTGCTGGACCAAATCCACGTGGAGGCTACTGTATTTACCATCGAGAAAGGAAACGTGAAGCTGTATGAGCGACAATAA
- a CDS encoding DUF721 domain-containing protein codes for MSDNKHNIKSVGDAIREMLNSYRLNNKFDEANVLASWERMVGKPIAKRTKKLYIKNKVLFVEFDSPTMRHDFSMHKTHVLEMFKKEFGEGVVAEIIAM; via the coding sequence ATGAGCGACAATAAACACAACATCAAGTCAGTAGGAGACGCCATCCGCGAGATGCTGAATTCCTATCGGCTCAACAATAAATTTGATGAGGCCAATGTGTTGGCGTCATGGGAGCGCATGGTGGGGAAGCCGATCGCCAAGCGTACGAAAAAACTGTATATCAAAAATAAAGTGTTGTTTGTAGAGTTTGATTCGCCGACCATGCGTCATGATTTTTCGATGCATAAAACGCATGTTTTGGAGATGTTTAAAAAGGAGTTTGGTGAGGGGGTGGTGGCGGAGATTATCGCGATGTAA
- a CDS encoding TPR end-of-group domain-containing protein, whose product MKSSLFKTFCGTLFTLLALFWPFSGHAQNSKTYQNDVDSARLYQEDHHYEKALVCYKRSFKKKNIDLYDYYNASCCASLTGNLGEASEFLSKSIAQGYLNREWMEEDADLAALRLDPRWMRIRKNMDDALKNIEKKFSKIEKVNATDLIPFQENSRWGYMDRATMKVVVAPEFWKLTFMGDCATFYYKDDGKIQLGRDGKIRKVTYSNTGPAIGTADPDPIRFADPAPISGFKGFMLDSFDKVVAFSDIYNRSETPSFNISEPFKINGEFYLIAHKPERSGIIAKDGTPLPHFDFVHTNLSRNTRVTGDLKWFYFTDTNNEKGFINERGEVKLKGELLDYPFHRYDATWVTVQHGDDDRRGVLDLRKMEWIIKPQSLRIVGINYSYKGDCVPWPRESDIVEFYFLVDPTIENDGTSRYYIDKNMTEFRPKK is encoded by the coding sequence ATGAAATCATCACTCTTCAAAACGTTTTGCGGCACACTATTTACGCTCCTCGCGTTGTTCTGGCCATTTTCAGGTCATGCACAAAACAGCAAAACGTATCAAAATGATGTCGACAGCGCAAGGCTTTATCAGGAGGATCATCACTATGAAAAAGCGCTCGTCTGCTACAAGCGGTCATTCAAAAAGAAAAACATAGATCTGTATGATTACTACAACGCCAGTTGTTGCGCTTCCCTCACGGGCAACCTGGGAGAAGCGTCTGAATTCCTGTCCAAAAGTATTGCACAGGGATATTTGAACCGGGAATGGATGGAAGAAGACGCCGACCTGGCCGCGCTACGTCTCGACCCGCGCTGGATGCGGATTCGAAAAAACATGGACGACGCGCTGAAAAATATCGAGAAGAAATTCTCGAAAATAGAGAAGGTGAACGCCACCGACCTCATACCCTTTCAGGAGAATAGCCGGTGGGGATATATGGACCGGGCCACGATGAAGGTCGTTGTAGCACCGGAGTTCTGGAAATTAACGTTTATGGGCGATTGTGCCACCTTCTATTATAAGGACGACGGGAAGATACAGCTCGGTCGGGATGGAAAGATCAGGAAGGTGACCTATTCCAATACCGGCCCCGCGATCGGGACAGCCGACCCGGACCCCATACGCTTTGCGGACCCGGCGCCGATCAGCGGCTTTAAGGGTTTTATGCTCGACAGCTTCGACAAGGTTGTGGCTTTTTCGGACATCTATAATCGCAGTGAGACGCCGAGCTTCAATATCAGCGAACCGTTCAAGATCAACGGCGAGTTTTATCTGATCGCCCACAAGCCCGAGCGCAGCGGCATCATCGCAAAGGACGGAACACCGTTGCCGCATTTTGATTTTGTCCACACAAATCTCTCCCGGAACACGAGGGTGACGGGCGATCTGAAATGGTTCTATTTCACCGACACCAACAACGAAAAAGGATTCATCAACGAGCGCGGAGAAGTTAAATTGAAAGGTGAATTATTGGACTATCCCTTTCACCGCTATGATGCCACATGGGTGACGGTTCAACATGGAGACGATGATCGCCGTGGGGTATTAGATCTCCGGAAAATGGAATGGATCATCAAGCCACAATCCCTGCGGATCGTCGGGATTAACTATTCGTATAAAGGTGACTGCGTTCCTTGGCCACGCGAGAGCGACATTGTGGAATTTTATTTTTTAGTGGATCCCACAATCGAGAATGATGGGACGTCGCGATATTACATCGATAAGAACATGACGGAATTCCGACCAAAAAAATAG
- a CDS encoding NUDIX hydrolase — MAERAFLPHLAYDSVVFGFSGDELKILIMEYHNTGLFALPGGFVGNDEDLDLAVRRGLAERTGLSDIYLEQFHAFGSMARYKPEVMATILRANGHNPEQDFPWMLDRFITIAYYALINYKDVVPKPDALSDSCQWYPVKELPKLILDHEGIVEKAVLTLRENLDRKLVGGNLLPQRFTMKELQHVYEAILDTKLRRTTFQRTMLATGKLKRHDKQYSGKAHKAPYLYSFT; from the coding sequence ATGGCGGAAAGGGCTTTTTTGCCGCATTTGGCGTATGATTCAGTTGTTTTCGGATTTTCCGGCGACGAGCTGAAGATCCTCATCATGGAATATCACAACACGGGCTTGTTCGCGCTTCCTGGAGGATTTGTAGGAAACGACGAAGACCTGGACCTGGCGGTGCGCCGCGGATTGGCCGAGCGCACAGGGCTCTCCGACATTTACCTCGAACAGTTTCACGCCTTTGGATCCATGGCCCGCTACAAACCGGAAGTGATGGCGACAATCCTGCGGGCCAACGGTCACAACCCCGAACAGGATTTTCCATGGATGCTGGACCGCTTCATCACCATCGCTTACTATGCGCTCATCAATTATAAAGACGTTGTGCCTAAACCCGATGCACTTTCCGATTCCTGTCAATGGTATCCGGTGAAAGAATTGCCGAAGTTGATCTTAGACCACGAAGGTATTGTAGAAAAAGCCGTGCTCACGTTGCGTGAAAATCTGGATCGGAAACTTGTAGGCGGAAATTTGCTGCCGCAGCGTTTTACGATGAAAGAACTCCAACATGTTTATGAAGCCATTCTGGACACCAAGCTGAGACGCACCACGTTTCAACGCACCATGCTGGCCACGGGCAAACTGAAACGACACGACAAGCAGTATTCGGGCAAGGCGCATAAGGCGCCTTATCTATATAGCTTTACATAG
- a CDS encoding DMP19 family protein, translating into MDDRIFIGKKYAEAVKGIKAEWLKTTDSRWYDYVVGLPSDLQVTYLVVVVHNQVFNGGFHQYFFNGYGQFAKETIRSLIKINAPRRAELLVKALKLVNKEGWPDNVFRERLLKKDLRQLFVDDDLFEPLNQLDIQYYDYDDKEEEDIVQRLSNYLQNP; encoded by the coding sequence ATGGACGATCGGATATTTATAGGGAAAAAATACGCTGAGGCCGTTAAAGGAATAAAGGCGGAGTGGTTAAAAACGACGGATTCTAGATGGTACGATTATGTAGTTGGGTTACCTAGCGATCTGCAGGTTACTTACCTTGTCGTTGTTGTGCATAACCAGGTTTTTAACGGGGGATTTCACCAATATTTCTTTAATGGTTATGGTCAGTTTGCAAAAGAAACGATTAGGTCTCTTATTAAGATCAACGCACCGAGAAGGGCCGAACTTTTGGTAAAGGCATTGAAACTAGTGAACAAGGAGGGTTGGCCTGATAATGTTTTTAGAGAAAGATTACTGAAAAAAGATCTTAGACAATTATTCGTCGATGATGATTTATTTGAACCGCTAAATCAATTGGATATCCAATATTATGATTATGACGACAAAGAGGAAGAGGATATAGTACAACGATTGAGTAACTATCTGCAGAACCCATAA
- a CDS encoding DUF4304 domain-containing protein — translation MDSRDFKTMFGDVAKESGFESAFGGWWKESSETIVVLDLQKSNFNNLYYLNIKIYVQGISGKRYTRSKNLVKKDVGDIFRRQPPAYSSVLDIDPAENDSMRKDKLEKMFLEFLVPFADKALSKSGIVELAEKAEIYLPPAVKAWLSQQNDGTV, via the coding sequence ATGGACAGCAGGGATTTTAAAACGATGTTCGGCGATGTGGCCAAGGAAAGCGGATTTGAAAGTGCCTTCGGTGGCTGGTGGAAAGAAAGTTCTGAAACGATCGTTGTACTCGACTTGCAGAAATCGAACTTCAACAATCTTTATTACCTGAATATCAAGATTTATGTACAAGGGATATCCGGTAAGCGCTATACAAGGAGTAAGAATTTAGTGAAGAAGGACGTAGGAGATATTTTCAGGAGACAGCCCCCTGCCTACAGTTCAGTGCTTGATATCGATCCGGCCGAAAATGATAGCATGCGAAAGGATAAACTGGAAAAAATGTTTCTTGAATTTTTGGTGCCGTTCGCGGATAAGGCGTTATCAAAGTCGGGCATAGTGGAACTGGCAGAGAAGGCTGAGATTTACTTGCCGCCTGCAGTCAAGGCTTGGTTATCACAACAGAATGATGGAACGGTATAA
- a CDS encoding carboxylesterase/lipase family protein, whose protein sequence is MKTITQTAFAMVILMAISATSGLRAQDNFGFPVQVKIENGTIEGLYDTKTSLQTYFGVPFAKPPVGDLRWKAPQPLDNWTNVKETKAFGPRPVQGIVFGDMNSRSKGISEDCLYLNVWSPAKRNATGLPVLVYFYGGGFVAGDGSEPRYDGAAMAQKGIVVVTVNYRLGLFGFFSHPELSKESPYKASGNFGLLDQAFALKWVNKNIAVFGGDPKKVTIAGESAGSISVSAQMVSPLSKGLIAGAIGESGSGISALAAVPLAEGEKQGAEFAKNAGYTSLAQLRKASTRELFEAYQESKRFGFPPVIDGYFYTKNMADVLKAHEQSQVPLLLGWNSSEIPGMAFMQGLPYSEENLIKKVKEAYPNDFEAALKVYPHGNAKEVEWAATNLASDRFISYSTWKWFDLHRKNSSQPVYRYLYSKLRPAMVDKSLTPGLAGGTQQGGMKFEPLGAPHACEIEYCMGNLPLVKDYQWTADDYKVSETMLNYFANFIKTGNPNASGLPEWPAAQPNDATPPVMILDTESKSVKYDDTRYLFLDSQAAKVAKQAP, encoded by the coding sequence ATGAAAACGATTACACAAACCGCCTTCGCCATGGTGATCCTTATGGCCATTTCGGCGACCTCTGGGCTTCGGGCACAAGACAACTTTGGTTTTCCGGTTCAGGTAAAAATTGAGAACGGTACGATCGAAGGACTGTACGACACGAAAACAAGTCTGCAAACCTATTTCGGAGTTCCGTTTGCCAAACCCCCGGTGGGCGATCTTCGCTGGAAGGCGCCACAGCCCCTCGACAACTGGACCAACGTGAAAGAGACCAAGGCCTTTGGCCCACGCCCGGTGCAGGGCATTGTTTTTGGCGACATGAACTCACGTTCAAAAGGCATCAGTGAAGATTGTCTTTACCTGAACGTGTGGTCGCCCGCAAAACGAAATGCCACGGGACTTCCCGTGTTGGTGTATTTCTATGGTGGGGGTTTTGTGGCAGGCGATGGCTCCGAGCCGCGATATGATGGTGCCGCTATGGCACAGAAGGGTATCGTCGTGGTGACGGTGAACTATCGTCTGGGTCTATTTGGATTTTTTTCCCACCCGGAGTTGAGCAAGGAATCCCCTTACAAGGCATCGGGTAACTTTGGTTTACTCGATCAAGCTTTTGCTTTGAAATGGGTCAACAAAAATATTGCTGTATTCGGTGGCGATCCGAAGAAGGTGACGATCGCCGGCGAATCGGCCGGATCTATTTCGGTGAGCGCCCAGATGGTGTCGCCGTTGTCGAAAGGATTGATTGCCGGTGCGATTGGCGAGAGCGGCTCGGGCATTAGTGCTTTGGCGGCTGTTCCGTTGGCCGAAGGCGAAAAGCAAGGCGCCGAGTTCGCGAAAAATGCCGGCTATACTTCGCTGGCCCAGCTGCGCAAGGCCAGCACCCGCGAACTGTTTGAAGCCTACCAGGAGTCCAAACGTTTTGGCTTCCCCCCGGTGATCGACGGATACTTCTACACGAAGAACATGGCCGACGTCCTTAAGGCACACGAACAGTCCCAGGTGCCGCTGCTACTGGGATGGAACTCGTCTGAAATTCCGGGCATGGCGTTCATGCAGGGGTTGCCGTACTCGGAAGAGAATCTGATCAAGAAAGTAAAGGAGGCTTATCCGAACGATTTTGAAGCGGCACTGAAAGTATATCCGCATGGCAATGCCAAAGAAGTAGAGTGGGCGGCGACCAATCTTGCGTCCGACAGGTTTATTTCCTACAGCACCTGGAAGTGGTTCGATCTTCATCGCAAAAACAGTAGCCAGCCCGTGTACCGATATCTCTACAGCAAGCTGCGCCCCGCGATGGTGGATAAGTCCTTGACACCCGGACTCGCCGGCGGCACGCAACAAGGTGGAATGAAATTCGAGCCTCTCGGTGCCCCGCATGCCTGTGAGATCGAATACTGCATGGGGAACCTGCCCCTGGTGAAAGACTATCAGTGGACGGCCGACGACTACAAAGTATCGGAGACGATGCTGAACTATTTCGCCAACTTTATCAAGACCGGCAACCCGAACGCGAGCGGTCTGCCGGAGTGGCCTGCCGCACAACCTAACGATGCTACACCACCCGTGATGATCCTCGACACCGAATCGAAATCGGTGAAATACGACGATACACGATATCTTTTCCTGGACAGCCAGGCAGCGAAGGTGGCCAAACAAGCGCCGTAG
- the tuf gene encoding elongation factor Tu, translated as MAKETFDRSKPHVNVGTIGHVDHGKTTLTAAITKVLASKGLASMRDFSSIDNAPEEKERGITINTSHVEYATEKRHYAHVDCPGHADYVKNMVTGAAQMDGAILVVAATDGPMPQTREHILLARQVGVPALVVFMNKVDLVDDAELLDLVEMEVRELMSAYSFPGDTMPVIRGSALGALNGEPKWVEKVEELMKAVDDYIPLPVRLIDKDFLMPVEDVFSITGRGTVATGRIERGVINTGDAVEILGMGAENLKSTITGVEMFRKILDRGEAGDNVGLLLRGIEKEQIRRGMVICKPGSVKPHAKFKAEVYVLSKEEGGRHTPFFNKYRPQFYFRTTDVTGECKLPAGVEMVMPGDNISIEVELINKIAMEKGLRFAIREGGRTVGSGQVTEILD; from the coding sequence ATGGCAAAAGAAACATTTGATCGTTCGAAACCACACGTAAACGTTGGTACTATCGGTCACGTCGATCACGGTAAAACTACGCTTACAGCAGCAATCACCAAAGTTCTTGCATCCAAAGGACTTGCTTCAATGCGCGATTTCTCTTCTATCGATAACGCTCCTGAAGAAAAAGAAAGAGGTATCACCATCAACACGTCGCACGTAGAATACGCTACTGAAAAGCGTCACTATGCGCACGTTGACTGCCCTGGTCACGCCGACTATGTGAAGAACATGGTGACGGGTGCTGCCCAGATGGACGGCGCTATCCTCGTGGTAGCCGCTACTGACGGACCTATGCCCCAAACCCGCGAGCACATCCTTTTGGCTCGTCAGGTAGGTGTACCCGCCCTGGTAGTATTTATGAACAAAGTTGACTTGGTTGACGATGCAGAATTGCTTGACCTCGTTGAAATGGAAGTTCGCGAACTGATGTCCGCTTACTCTTTCCCTGGCGACACCATGCCCGTTATCAGAGGTTCCGCTCTCGGCGCCCTGAACGGCGAGCCGAAATGGGTTGAAAAAGTTGAAGAACTGATGAAGGCTGTGGATGATTATATCCCCCTGCCCGTTCGTTTGATCGACAAAGACTTCCTGATGCCTGTAGAAGACGTGTTCTCGATCACTGGTCGTGGTACCGTTGCTACCGGTAGAATTGAAAGAGGTGTGATCAACACTGGCGATGCCGTAGAAATCCTCGGTATGGGTGCTGAAAACCTTAAATCTACCATCACGGGCGTGGAAATGTTCCGTAAGATCCTCGACAGAGGTGAAGCCGGCGACAACGTAGGTCTCCTCCTCCGCGGTATTGAAAAAGAGCAAATCCGTCGTGGTATGGTTATTTGCAAGCCTGGTTCTGTAAAGCCCCACGCTAAATTCAAAGCCGAAGTTTACGTTCTTTCGAAAGAAGAAGGTGGCCGTCACACGCCATTCTTTAACAAATACCGCCCTCAATTCTATTTCCGCACAACCGACGTAACAGGTGAGTGTAAGCTTCCTGCCGGCGTGGAAATGGTTATGCCTGGCGATAACATCTCCATCGAAGTTGAGCTGATCAACAAGATCGCTATGGAAAAAGGTCTCCGTTTCGCTATCCGCGAAGGTGGTCGCACCGTAGGATCGGGTCAGGTGACTGAAATCCTGGACTAA
- the secE gene encoding preprotein translocase subunit SecE, with protein sequence MERLKTYIAESWDEIKNKVTWSKYSELQGSAILVLVASTIFALVIYAVDVVFKSGLKWFYREF encoded by the coding sequence ATGGAGAGGTTAAAGACCTATATCGCAGAGTCCTGGGATGAGATCAAGAACAAGGTTACTTGGTCAAAGTACAGTGAGTTGCAAGGCAGCGCCATCCTGGTGTTGGTAGCTTCCACCATTTTCGCTTTAGTCATATACGCTGTAGACGTGGTTTTCAAATCAGGTCTGAAGTGGTTTTACAGAGAATTTTAA
- the rplK gene encoding 50S ribosomal protein L11, with protein sequence MAKQIIGYLKLQVKGGQANPAPPIGPALGSKGLNIMDFCKQFNARTQDKPGQVLPVLISIYNDKSFDFVIKTPPAAILILDAAKKQKGSAEPNRTKVGSITWDQVKTIAETKMPDLNAFKVESAMKMVAGTARSLGITVSGTPPWDK encoded by the coding sequence ATGGCAAAACAAATTATAGGTTATCTGAAATTACAGGTAAAAGGCGGACAGGCAAACCCTGCACCTCCGATTGGTCCTGCATTGGGTTCCAAAGGTCTGAACATCATGGACTTTTGCAAGCAATTCAATGCCCGTACGCAGGACAAACCCGGACAGGTGTTGCCCGTTTTGATCAGTATCTACAACGACAAGTCGTTCGATTTTGTAATCAAAACTCCTCCCGCCGCAATCCTGATTTTGGATGCAGCAAAAAAACAAAAAGGATCCGCAGAACCGAACCGCACCAAGGTGGGCTCGATCACCTGGGATCAGGTTAAGACGATTGCCGAAACAAAAATGCCCGACCTCAACGCATTCAAAGTTGAGTCTGCCATGAAAATGGTGGCCGGAACGGCAAGAAGCTTAGGTATAACAGTATCAGGAACTCCCCCTTGGGATAAATAA
- the rplA gene encoding 50S ribosomal protein L1: protein MAKISKNRKAVLAKYNPEKEYSLEDASKLVKEITFAKFDSSVDVDIRLGVDPKKSDQMVRGVVALPHGIGKDVRVLVLCTPDKVQEAKDAGAEHVGLDDFLQKIEGGWTDIDVIICTPTVMAKVGKLGKILGPRGLMPNPKSGTVTLEVGKAVKEVKAGKIDFKIDKQGIIHCSVGKASFSADKIRDNVAEMINVIAKLKPASAKGAYFQSITLSTTMSPGITVDTNSVAGVKQ, encoded by the coding sequence ATGGCGAAAATTTCTAAAAACAGAAAAGCAGTCCTTGCGAAATACAATCCTGAGAAGGAGTATTCCCTTGAAGATGCTTCAAAACTTGTGAAGGAAATCACCTTTGCAAAGTTCGATTCCTCCGTTGACGTTGACATCCGCCTGGGCGTGGACCCTAAAAAGTCTGACCAAATGGTGAGAGGTGTGGTAGCGTTGCCCCACGGAATCGGTAAAGATGTACGCGTGTTGGTTCTTTGCACCCCTGACAAAGTTCAGGAAGCCAAAGACGCTGGCGCCGAACACGTAGGCCTGGACGACTTCCTCCAAAAGATCGAAGGCGGCTGGACAGATATCGATGTGATCATCTGTACCCCTACGGTAATGGCAAAAGTAGGTAAGCTGGGTAAGATCCTCGGACCCCGCGGCCTCATGCCCAATCCTAAATCAGGAACTGTTACGCTCGAAGTTGGTAAAGCCGTGAAAGAAGTAAAAGCCGGTAAAATCGACTTCAAAATTGATAAACAAGGTATCATCCACTGCAGTGTTGGTAAAGCTTCCTTCTCGGCCGATAAGATCCGGGACAACGTCGCAGAAATGATCAATGTTATTGCCAAGCTGAAGCCCGCATCAGCAAAGGGTGCTTACTTCCAAAGCATCACTTTGTCGACAACGATGAGCCCGGGTATTACCGTTGACACGAATTCCGTAGCTGGCGTTAAGCAATAA